The Aeromicrobium yanjiei genome includes a region encoding these proteins:
- a CDS encoding DUF2207 domain-containing protein: MLRPLLRVLALAATVGLLVVPVLASSQAPQQDIDPRSGLITDFRGDYVLSADGTLAAKETVTTETREGQPGVARSWDLRDPFDSHVRLVPENIAVEVDGRSQPVELQWQQGRRVRVAQIADAVTAGTHTYTVRYTVDGVLSSSDADSGTSREPRTPSVLRWDVVPRGWDVEIKRSTAHLTLPAGTESVRCATGRDPDTTCDITGTGSDRITITTGALPARTPVTLRAGLPVEAPGRVTAPWPVQLDRALGRSVLDLAALLVAAFALGGIAYALDRRSRHAAPHVILTVLAWVSLIALLAIGILAHPPVTAYLLPVAGCAVGGAGLLTRRPAVR, encoded by the coding sequence ATGCTGCGGCCCCTCCTACGCGTGCTCGCCCTGGCGGCCACGGTCGGGCTGCTGGTCGTCCCGGTGCTGGCGTCGTCGCAGGCCCCCCAGCAGGACATCGATCCGCGCTCGGGGCTCATCACCGACTTCCGGGGTGACTACGTCCTGAGCGCCGACGGGACGCTCGCGGCGAAGGAGACGGTCACGACCGAGACCCGGGAGGGACAGCCCGGCGTCGCACGCTCCTGGGACCTGCGCGACCCGTTCGACAGCCACGTGAGGCTGGTGCCGGAGAACATCGCGGTCGAGGTGGACGGGCGCAGCCAGCCCGTCGAGCTGCAGTGGCAGCAGGGACGGCGGGTGCGGGTCGCGCAGATCGCGGACGCCGTCACGGCCGGCACCCACACGTACACGGTCCGCTACACGGTCGACGGTGTGCTCTCCTCCTCGGACGCCGACAGCGGCACCTCCCGTGAGCCGCGGACGCCGTCCGTCCTGCGCTGGGACGTGGTGCCACGAGGCTGGGACGTGGAGATCAAGAGGTCCACGGCTCACCTCACGCTGCCGGCCGGCACCGAGAGCGTCCGGTGCGCGACCGGCCGCGACCCCGACACGACGTGCGACATCACCGGCACGGGCTCCGATCGGATCACGATCACCACCGGGGCGCTGCCCGCGCGTACGCCCGTCACGCTCCGCGCCGGGCTGCCCGTCGAGGCACCCGGCCGCGTCACGGCGCCGTGGCCGGTGCAGCTCGACCGGGCCCTCGGACGGTCGGTCCTGGACCTGGCAGCACTGCTCGTCGCGGCGTTCGCCCTGGGCGGCATCGCGTACGCCCTGGACCGGCGCTCGCGACACGCGGCGCCGCACGTCATCCTGACAGTGCTCGCGTGGGTCTCGCTGATCGCGCTGCTGGCGATCGGCATCCTTGCGCACCCGCCCGTCACGGCCTACCTGCTGCCCGTGGCCGGATGTGCGGTCGGCGGCGCCGGCCTCCTCACCCGCAGGCCCGCCGTCCGCTGA
- the pheT gene encoding phenylalanine--tRNA ligase subunit beta, with the protein MRVPVSWLRQYVDLPADLSTVDLAARLTAYDLKLEEIATSGISGPLTVGRVLSLVKEPQKNGKTINWCRVDVGAHNDPSVPDAPGEDVPSRGIVCGAHNFVEGDLVVVSLPGTVLPALGFEISARKTYGHVSDGMICSGAELGLSGDADGIIVLEPGSAEPGADAIELLGLGEEVLDLEVNPDRAYALSLRGVARDAAIAFGVPFHDPADIDAVTTPTDGPGAYPVEVQDPTACPVFAALTVTGIDPARPTPAWLAQRIELAGMRSISLAVDVTNYVMLELGFPIHGYDRSLLKGPLVVRRATPGEQLTTLDGTTRTLSEADAVVTDDRGPVGLGGVMGGEVVEMTPTTTDVVVEAAVWSAPMIARTARTQKLSSEAAKRNERGVDPTLPARAVRRVADLLVEHGGGTLEEGLTLIGEAPVLPDITLDADLPARVTGVDIDTVAAVEALEANGCEVGVDHRWLTVTPPPWRSDLTDPYDVVEEVLRVVGYDQVPSVLPAAPAGRGLTKAQKLRRRAGHVLAGEGLVEVKTFPFAGEADWDKLGLPADDVRRRQVLLENPLSAEDPGMTTTLLSGLLRSLVLNVGRGHSDVHLTETGRVFLPRAGDVEAPIYGVDRRPTEDELAALDAALPAQPYHVGLVMSGERVRSGWAGAGRPVVWADAIAIVRHLAAALHVDVEVQQAQLAPWHPGRCAAIVLGGVVIGHAGELHPRVLKAYGLPPRVVAAEIDLDALIAASPEVGPRPQFSTFPVAKEDLALVVESSVPAGDVEATLAGASPLIESARLFDVYAGEQVSEGHKSLAFALRLRAPDRTLTDDDIRAARESAVAAAHEQHGATLRA; encoded by the coding sequence ATGCGTGTCCCTGTCTCCTGGCTGCGCCAGTACGTCGACCTGCCCGCGGACCTGTCGACGGTCGACCTCGCCGCGCGCCTCACGGCGTACGACCTCAAGCTCGAGGAGATCGCGACCTCGGGCATCAGCGGCCCGCTGACCGTCGGACGTGTCCTTTCCCTGGTCAAGGAGCCGCAGAAGAACGGCAAGACCATCAACTGGTGCCGCGTCGACGTGGGAGCGCACAACGACCCGTCCGTGCCGGACGCCCCGGGCGAGGACGTCCCGTCGCGCGGCATCGTCTGCGGCGCGCACAACTTCGTCGAAGGTGACCTCGTCGTCGTGTCGCTGCCCGGGACCGTGCTGCCTGCGCTCGGCTTCGAGATCTCGGCTCGCAAGACCTACGGGCACGTGTCGGACGGCATGATCTGCTCCGGTGCGGAGCTCGGCCTGTCCGGCGACGCCGACGGGATCATCGTGCTCGAGCCCGGCTCGGCCGAGCCGGGCGCCGACGCGATCGAGCTGCTCGGGCTCGGCGAGGAGGTCCTCGACCTCGAGGTCAACCCTGACCGGGCGTACGCCCTGTCGCTGCGCGGCGTGGCACGTGACGCCGCGATCGCGTTCGGCGTGCCGTTCCACGATCCTGCCGACATCGACGCCGTCACGACCCCGACCGACGGCCCCGGCGCGTACCCGGTCGAGGTCCAGGACCCGACCGCGTGCCCCGTGTTCGCCGCGCTCACCGTGACCGGCATCGACCCGGCCCGGCCGACGCCGGCGTGGCTCGCTCAGCGCATCGAGCTGGCCGGCATGCGGTCGATCTCCCTGGCCGTCGACGTCACCAACTACGTGATGCTCGAGCTCGGCTTCCCGATCCACGGCTACGACCGGTCCCTGCTCAAGGGGCCGCTCGTGGTGCGGCGGGCGACGCCGGGGGAGCAGCTGACGACGCTCGACGGCACGACCCGCACCCTGAGCGAGGCCGATGCGGTCGTCACCGACGACCGGGGCCCCGTGGGCCTGGGCGGCGTGATGGGCGGCGAGGTGGTCGAGATGACCCCGACCACGACCGATGTCGTGGTCGAGGCCGCGGTCTGGTCCGCGCCGATGATCGCGCGGACCGCCCGCACCCAGAAGCTCTCGTCCGAGGCCGCCAAGCGCAATGAGCGCGGCGTCGACCCAACCCTTCCCGCACGCGCCGTGCGCCGGGTCGCCGACCTGCTCGTCGAGCACGGTGGCGGCACGCTCGAGGAGGGGCTGACCCTCATCGGCGAGGCACCCGTGCTGCCCGACATCACGCTCGACGCCGATCTGCCGGCCCGGGTCACGGGTGTCGACATCGACACCGTCGCGGCGGTCGAGGCCCTCGAGGCCAACGGCTGCGAGGTCGGGGTCGACCACCGCTGGCTCACGGTCACCCCGCCCCCGTGGCGCTCGGACCTGACCGATCCGTACGACGTCGTCGAGGAGGTCCTGCGCGTCGTCGGCTACGACCAGGTGCCGTCGGTCCTCCCGGCTGCGCCCGCGGGTCGCGGGCTGACGAAGGCGCAGAAGCTGCGCCGTCGGGCCGGCCACGTCCTCGCGGGCGAGGGGCTCGTCGAGGTCAAGACGTTCCCCTTCGCCGGCGAGGCCGACTGGGACAAGCTCGGGCTTCCCGCGGACGACGTGCGGCGCCGCCAGGTCCTGCTGGAGAACCCGCTGTCCGCGGAGGATCCCGGCATGACCACGACGCTGCTGTCGGGGCTGCTGCGCAGCCTCGTGCTCAACGTCGGCCGCGGCCACTCCGACGTCCACCTCACCGAGACCGGGCGGGTCTTCCTGCCCCGGGCGGGTGACGTGGAAGCCCCGATCTACGGCGTCGACCGCCGCCCGACCGAGGACGAGCTGGCGGCCCTCGACGCTGCGCTGCCCGCGCAGCCGTACCACGTGGGCCTCGTGATGAGCGGCGAGCGCGTCCGATCGGGCTGGGCCGGCGCGGGTCGCCCGGTGGTGTGGGCCGACGCGATCGCGATCGTCCGGCACCTCGCGGCCGCGCTCCACGTCGACGTCGAGGTGCAGCAGGCGCAGCTCGCGCCGTGGCACCCCGGACGGTGCGCTGCGATCGTGCTCGGCGGCGTCGTCATCGGCCACGCCGGCGAGCTGCACCCGCGCGTCCTCAAGGCGTACGGACTGCCGCCGCGGGTCGTCGCGGCCGAGATCGACCTCGACGCGCTGATCGCGGCCTCTCCCGAGGTCGGTCCGCGCCCGCAGTTCTCCACCTTCCCCGTGGCGAAGGAGGACCTCGCGCTGGTCGTCGAGTCCTCGGTCCCCGCCGGGGACGTGGAGGCGACCCTGGCGGGTGCGAGTCCGCTGATCGAGTCAGCGCGGCTGTTCGACGTCTACGCCGGCGAGCAGGTGTCCGAGGGGCACAAGTCGCTGGCGTTCGCGCTGCGGCTGCGCGCCCCCGACCGCACGCTCACCGACGACGACATCCGCGCCGCCCGCGAGTCCGCGGTGGCCGCAGCCCACGAGCAGCACGGGGCGACCCTCCGCGCCTGA
- the pheS gene encoding phenylalanine--tRNA ligase subunit alpha gives MSAPNSSYDPVEVTPLHADEVERMRDEALAAIAAAVTLDDLKQVRIDHVGDRSPIALANREIGALPPQARKEAGQRVGQARGAINQALAARTSEVEAAEEEKALATEAVDVTLPWDVAPVGARHPVTTLSEHIADIFVAMGWEIAEGPEVEAEWLNFDALNLGPDHPARTMQDTFWVTPEKAAMVLRTHTSPVQARTMLTRKPPIYIACPGRVFRTDELDATHSPVFHQVEGLAIDEGLSMAHLKGTLDHFAQAIYGDGMTTRFRPSYFPFTEPSAEMDLLCYVCHNEPDAVADCRTCKGEGWVEWGGCGVVNPRVLVACGVDPERYSGFAFGIGIDRTITSRYDIADLRDLFDGDIRFTEPFGIEL, from the coding sequence ATGTCCGCGCCCAACTCCTCGTACGATCCCGTGGAGGTCACCCCGCTGCACGCCGACGAGGTCGAGCGCATGCGGGACGAGGCCCTGGCGGCGATCGCCGCCGCCGTGACCCTCGACGACCTCAAGCAGGTCCGCATCGACCACGTGGGCGACCGGTCGCCGATCGCGCTGGCCAACCGGGAGATCGGTGCCCTGCCCCCGCAGGCGCGCAAGGAGGCCGGCCAGCGTGTCGGTCAGGCGCGCGGCGCGATCAACCAGGCGCTCGCAGCGCGTACGTCCGAGGTCGAGGCGGCCGAGGAGGAGAAGGCGCTCGCAACCGAGGCCGTCGACGTCACCCTGCCGTGGGACGTCGCCCCGGTCGGCGCGCGCCACCCGGTCACGACCCTGTCCGAGCACATCGCCGACATCTTCGTCGCGATGGGCTGGGAGATCGCCGAGGGGCCCGAGGTCGAGGCCGAGTGGCTCAACTTCGACGCGCTCAACCTGGGCCCCGACCACCCAGCACGCACGATGCAGGACACCTTCTGGGTGACGCCGGAGAAGGCTGCGATGGTGCTGCGCACCCACACCTCGCCCGTGCAGGCCCGCACGATGCTGACCCGCAAGCCGCCCATCTACATCGCGTGCCCCGGACGGGTCTTCCGCACCGACGAGCTCGACGCGACCCACTCGCCGGTGTTCCACCAGGTCGAGGGCCTCGCGATCGACGAGGGTCTCTCGATGGCCCACCTCAAGGGCACTCTCGACCACTTCGCGCAGGCGATCTACGGCGACGGCATGACCACGCGGTTCCGTCCGTCGTACTTCCCGTTCACCGAGCCGAGCGCCGAGATGGACCTGCTCTGCTACGTGTGCCACAACGAGCCCGACGCAGTTGCCGACTGCCGCACCTGCAAGGGCGAGGGCTGGGTCGAGTGGGGCGGCTGCGGCGTCGTCAACCCGCGCGTCCTCGTCGCCTGCGGCGTCGATCCCGAGCGCTACTCGGGATTCGCCTTCGGCATCGGCATCGACCGCACCATCACGTCGCGCTACGACATCGCGGACCTCCGCGACCTGTTCGACGGCGACATCCGTTTCACCGAGCCCTTCGGAATCGAGCTGTAA
- a CDS encoding ATP-binding protein: MDYDDYPDGVIIAGADGLVEYVNPRIKLMARAVGDEMLGMHLSDAVPFDDLNGNSWYDCNRPYDGLNIRTRTSESSWWSPKGSEYLITASLVRERRGGPVQRVVVSVRNARIRNQADRERSDLVATVAHELRSPLTGIKGFTATLLSKWDKFTEEQRQLMLETVDSDADRLSRLITELLDAARIDAGRLTLKRGPVKLDEVVRHVLTSVSGGATDPFEVSIKDDLDLIWGDSDRIHQVVTNLVENAMRHGFGLKEVVVQNERHPSYEEGVALEVHDHGPGIPEEMRQRVFSRFWRSGPGAGSGLGMYIVRGIVEEHGGVTQIGDSEGGGARIRVWFPINEPDSMTD; this comes from the coding sequence ATGGACTACGACGACTACCCGGACGGCGTCATCATCGCCGGCGCGGACGGGTTGGTCGAGTACGTCAATCCGCGGATCAAGCTCATGGCACGTGCGGTCGGGGACGAGATGCTCGGCATGCACCTGTCCGACGCCGTCCCGTTCGACGACCTCAACGGCAACTCCTGGTACGACTGCAACCGCCCCTACGACGGTCTGAACATCCGTACCCGCACGTCGGAGTCCTCGTGGTGGTCGCCCAAGGGCAGCGAGTACCTCATCACCGCCTCGCTCGTGCGCGAGCGCCGCGGCGGTCCGGTGCAACGGGTCGTCGTCAGTGTGCGCAATGCGCGCATCCGCAACCAGGCCGACCGTGAGCGCTCCGACCTGGTCGCCACGGTGGCGCACGAGCTGCGCTCACCCCTGACCGGCATCAAGGGCTTCACGGCCACGCTGCTGAGCAAGTGGGACAAGTTCACCGAGGAGCAGCGCCAGCTCATGCTGGAGACGGTCGACTCCGACGCGGACCGGCTGAGCCGGCTCATCACCGAGCTGCTCGACGCCGCACGCATCGACGCGGGCCGACTGACCCTCAAGCGTGGCCCGGTCAAGCTCGACGAGGTCGTCCGGCACGTCCTCACGAGCGTGTCCGGCGGTGCGACCGATCCGTTCGAGGTCAGCATCAAGGACGATCTCGACCTGATCTGGGGCGACAGCGACCGCATCCACCAGGTCGTCACCAACCTGGTCGAGAACGCGATGCGCCACGGCTTCGGCCTCAAGGAGGTCGTGGTGCAGAACGAGCGGCACCCCTCCTACGAGGAGGGGGTCGCCCTCGAGGTGCACGACCACGGTCCGGGCATCCCCGAGGAGATGCGCCAGCGCGTGTTCAGCCGGTTCTGGCGCTCGGGTCCGGGTGCCGGCAGCGGCCTGGGGATGTACATCGTGCGGGGCATCGTGGAGGAGCACGGCGGGGTCACCCAGATCGGTGACTCCGAGGGCGGTGGGGCGCGGATCCGGGTCTGGTTCCCGATCAACGAGCCCGACTCGATGACCGACTGA
- a CDS encoding TrmH family RNA methyltransferase has product MASTPGELTVRSGRVKHARRLATRAFRTDRREFLAEGPQAVREALASPGTTLEVFATAAATDQHTDLVEAARQAQVEWHVVTDDVVEAIADTVQPQGVVARCAMLDRPLEVLLDRSPTFVVVCADIRDPGNAGAVIRCADAAGADGVVLVGDSVDPYNPKSVRATVGSIFHLPLVIERDTAGALLALQEAGFQVLAADGGGDVGLFDDSLDLSAPTAWLMGNEAWGLPAATRDLADAVVSVPIYGRAESLNLATAAAVCLYATARARHDD; this is encoded by the coding sequence GTGGCGAGCACGCCTGGTGAGCTGACCGTCCGTTCAGGACGCGTCAAGCACGCCAGGCGGCTCGCCACTCGTGCGTTCCGGACCGATCGGCGCGAATTCCTCGCCGAGGGTCCGCAGGCCGTGCGCGAGGCGCTCGCCTCACCCGGCACCACCCTCGAGGTGTTCGCGACCGCCGCCGCGACCGATCAGCACACCGATCTGGTGGAGGCCGCCCGCCAGGCCCAGGTCGAGTGGCACGTCGTGACCGACGACGTCGTCGAGGCCATCGCCGACACCGTGCAGCCGCAGGGCGTCGTGGCTCGCTGCGCGATGCTCGACCGGCCGCTGGAGGTGCTGCTGGACCGGTCACCGACGTTCGTGGTGGTCTGCGCCGACATCCGCGACCCCGGCAACGCCGGAGCGGTGATCCGTTGCGCCGACGCCGCGGGCGCGGACGGGGTAGTCCTGGTGGGCGACAGCGTCGATCCCTACAACCCCAAGTCCGTACGTGCGACGGTCGGCAGCATCTTCCACCTGCCCCTCGTGATCGAGCGGGACACCGCGGGCGCACTGCTCGCGCTGCAGGAGGCCGGGTTCCAGGTGCTCGCGGCCGACGGCGGGGGAGACGTCGGCCTGTTCGACGACTCGCTCGACCTGTCGGCCCCCACCGCCTGGCTCATGGGCAACGAGGCGTGGGGGCTGCCGGCCGCGACCCGGGACCTGGCGGACGCGGTCGTGTCGGTGCCGATCTACGGCCGGGCGGAGAGTCTCAACCTCGCCACCGCGGCGGCGGTGTGCCTCTACGCGACGGCTCGGGCGCGACACGACGACTGA
- the rplT gene encoding 50S ribosomal protein L20, which translates to MARVKRSVNAQKKRRQTLERAAGYRGQRSRLYRKAKEQVTHSLVYSYRDRKAKKGDFRRLWIQRINAAVRAEGMTYNRFIQGLKAAGVEVDRKILAELAVNEPAAFSALVQTAKDNLPADVNAPKDGAAA; encoded by the coding sequence ATGGCACGCGTCAAGCGCTCAGTCAATGCACAAAAGAAGCGCCGTCAGACACTCGAGCGCGCTGCGGGCTACCGCGGCCAGCGTTCGCGCCTGTACCGCAAGGCCAAGGAGCAGGTCACTCACTCCCTGGTCTACAGCTACCGCGACCGCAAGGCCAAGAAGGGCGACTTCCGTCGTCTCTGGATCCAGCGCATCAACGCTGCGGTCCGCGCCGAGGGCATGACGTACAACCGCTTCATCCAGGGCCTCAAGGCCGCGGGTGTCGAGGTCGACCGCAAGATCCTGGCCGAGCTGGCCGTCAACGAGCCTGCCGCGTTCTCGGCGCTCGTGCAGACCGCGAAGGACAACCTTCCGGCCGACGTCAACGCTCCCAAGGACGGCGCCGCGGCCTGA
- the rpmI gene encoding 50S ribosomal protein L35: MPKFKPHSGMKKRVKLTGSGKLRREQTNRRHLLEVKSSQRKRRLDGTTAVSKNDVPRVKKMLGL; the protein is encoded by the coding sequence ATGCCGAAGTTCAAGCCCCACTCGGGGATGAAGAAGCGCGTCAAGCTCACCGGCAGCGGCAAGCTGCGTCGCGAGCAGACCAACCGTCGTCACCTCCTCGAGGTCAAGTCGTCGCAGCGCAAGCGCCGCCTCGACGGCACCACGGCCGTCTCCAAGAACGACGTCCCGCGTGTGAAGAAGATGCTCGGTCTCTGA
- the infC gene encoding translation initiation factor IF-3: MRRWRPFRTGALFFWALHTTPGGSITTELRVNDRIRVPEVRLVGPGGEQVGIVRIEDALRLAAEADLDLVEVAPTARPPVCRLMDYGKFKYETAQKARESRRNQTNTIIKEMKLRPKIDQHDYDTKKGHVVRFLKAGDKVKITIMFRGREQHRPELGYRLLQRLAADVEDLGFIESNARQDGRNMTMVLGPHKKKSEAQAEVKAEKVKSMDAKAADKAAEEAEVKAHREAAQAVATPKKPRRRSENLDPDMEA, encoded by the coding sequence ATGCGACGGTGGCGTCCGTTTCGTACGGGGGCCTTATTTTTTTGGGCCCTCCACACGACCCCAGGAGGATCCATCACCACAGAGCTGCGCGTCAACGACCGAATCCGAGTGCCCGAAGTACGCCTCGTCGGTCCTGGCGGTGAACAGGTCGGCATCGTTCGTATCGAAGATGCCCTGCGACTGGCTGCGGAAGCCGATCTCGATCTCGTCGAGGTGGCGCCCACAGCTCGTCCGCCCGTCTGCCGTCTCATGGACTACGGCAAGTTCAAGTACGAGACCGCACAGAAGGCTCGCGAGTCCCGTCGGAACCAGACGAACACCATCATCAAAGAGATGAAGCTGCGTCCCAAGATCGATCAGCACGACTACGACACCAAAAAGGGTCACGTCGTCCGATTCCTCAAGGCCGGCGACAAGGTCAAGATCACGATCATGTTCCGTGGACGTGAGCAGCACCGCCCCGAGCTGGGCTACCGCCTGCTGCAGCGTCTCGCCGCCGACGTGGAGGATCTCGGGTTCATCGAGTCCAACGCCCGTCAGGACGGCCGCAACATGACCATGGTGCTCGGTCCGCACAAGAAGAAGTCCGAGGCCCAGGCCGAGGTCAAGGCCGAAAAGGTCAAGAGCATGGATGCGAAGGCCGCCGACAAGGCAGCCGAGGAGGCCGAGGTCAAGGCCCACCGTGAGGCCGCCCAGGCCGTCGCGACCCCCAAGAAGCCCCGTCGTCGTTCAGAGAACCTCGACCCAGACATGGAGGCATAA
- a CDS encoding GNAT family N-acetyltransferase, with protein sequence MLWRVRTTLADRPGNLASIALACGQAELNIVSLQVFPTTPLVTDELVVRAPEGWTDVRVAEVFERAGGATVAATRVDDDAIADPAIRYLRGVHEVLEDGRDIADVLHELLETEPPDVADYAGHDVMVLTRRDGSELQIGRAVPFTAVEHERARAMLSLVSDAGIDVPLITPSPLHDSIPAVREATLADIGLVSALHERCSVDTLYDRYQVPLKMPMTTRMARRLVVPDHGCALVVQVGADAVGHGVLALDDDVWTFRLIIEDAWQGQGIGALLLRQAAGRAKGEGAERLTFVTAGSNDGLLRAVGDAGFVARVERHDGNVHITVPLRDVREVRTG encoded by the coding sequence ATGCTCTGGCGCGTACGCACGACCCTCGCCGACCGGCCCGGCAACCTGGCCTCGATCGCCCTGGCGTGCGGACAGGCCGAGCTGAACATCGTCTCGCTGCAGGTCTTCCCCACCACGCCGCTCGTGACCGACGAGCTCGTCGTCCGCGCGCCCGAGGGCTGGACCGACGTCCGCGTCGCGGAGGTCTTCGAGCGCGCCGGCGGCGCAACGGTCGCCGCGACCCGGGTCGACGACGACGCGATCGCCGATCCCGCGATCCGCTACCTGCGCGGCGTCCACGAGGTCCTGGAGGACGGGCGCGACATCGCCGACGTGCTGCACGAGCTGCTGGAGACCGAGCCCCCGGACGTCGCCGACTACGCGGGTCACGACGTCATGGTCCTGACCCGCCGGGACGGCTCGGAGCTGCAGATCGGCCGGGCGGTCCCGTTCACCGCGGTCGAGCACGAGCGCGCCCGGGCGATGCTGTCACTGGTCAGCGACGCCGGCATCGACGTCCCGCTCATCACCCCGTCCCCGCTCCACGACAGCATCCCGGCGGTCCGCGAGGCGACGCTCGCCGACATCGGGCTCGTCTCCGCCCTGCACGAGCGGTGCAGCGTCGACACGTTGTACGACCGCTACCAGGTGCCGCTCAAGATGCCCATGACCACGCGCATGGCGCGGCGGCTGGTGGTCCCGGACCACGGCTGCGCGCTGGTCGTGCAGGTCGGTGCCGATGCGGTCGGGCACGGCGTCCTCGCGCTCGACGACGACGTCTGGACCTTCCGGCTCATCATCGAGGACGCCTGGCAGGGCCAGGGCATCGGCGCGCTCCTGCTGCGGCAGGCGGCCGGACGCGCGAAGGGCGAGGGAGCCGAGCGGCTCACGTTCGTGACGGCGGGCTCGAACGACGGCCTGCTGCGCGCGGTGGGCGACGCCGGCTTCGTGGCCCGCGTCGAGCGCCACGACGGCAATGTGCACATCACGGTTCCGCTGCGCGACGTGAGGGAGGTCCGCACCGGGTGA
- a CDS encoding family 43 glycosylhydrolase, translated as MGVAALGAVSLIAGLSSGASAATKKVRKPVVKSLANPGVVQGTDGRWVIHGTGSWASHSVTVSKGTSAAGPYAGVQKRRLLKESTVPTWMGATKEGERNRSIWAPSVARSGGTYVAYFAVTVKGAGSARCIGTGVSTNARGPFTASPKALACWKGSGAKPYDQIASEGKGFSLIDPTPTWLSSTQLVLTYKTQIKRNGKWHTTTRLLQLDPADPTRVAAQHGKSIKISDARSKYIEENPVLVKRGSRYTLFTSFGWYGTCNYRTRYHQSKNLWSSRSWLKAKHTNLKFPKNTNTCGNGNAQVVNTGSDKWLIFFNGHANRKKTPGGPSNVYVGTVKWKSAKPYVSKVRS; from the coding sequence GTGGGAGTGGCGGCACTGGGTGCCGTGTCGTTGATCGCGGGGCTCAGCTCCGGGGCCTCCGCCGCGACGAAGAAGGTGCGCAAGCCGGTGGTGAAGTCGCTCGCCAATCCCGGCGTCGTGCAAGGAACCGACGGCCGCTGGGTCATCCACGGCACCGGCAGCTGGGCCAGCCACTCGGTGACGGTGTCGAAGGGCACCAGCGCTGCGGGCCCGTACGCGGGCGTCCAGAAACGCAGGCTCCTCAAGGAGTCCACGGTGCCGACGTGGATGGGCGCCACCAAGGAGGGCGAGCGCAACCGGAGCATCTGGGCGCCGTCGGTGGCCCGGTCCGGCGGGACGTACGTCGCGTACTTCGCGGTGACCGTCAAGGGAGCCGGCAGCGCGCGGTGCATCGGCACCGGGGTCAGCACCAACGCGCGAGGCCCCTTCACGGCCAGCCCCAAGGCGTTGGCGTGCTGGAAGGGCTCGGGCGCCAAGCCGTATGACCAGATCGCGTCCGAGGGCAAGGGCTTCTCCCTGATCGACCCCACGCCCACCTGGTTGAGCAGCACCCAGCTGGTGCTGACCTACAAGACGCAGATCAAGAGGAACGGCAAGTGGCACACCACGACGCGGCTGCTGCAGCTCGACCCTGCGGATCCCACGCGCGTCGCCGCCCAGCACGGCAAGAGCATCAAGATCAGCGATGCGCGGAGCAAGTACATCGAGGAGAACCCGGTGCTGGTCAAGCGCGGCAGCAGGTACACGCTGTTCACGTCGTTCGGCTGGTACGGCACGTGCAACTACCGCACCCGCTACCACCAGAGCAAGAACCTCTGGAGCTCCAGGTCCTGGCTGAAGGCCAAGCACACCAACCTGAAGTTCCCCAAGAACACCAACACGTGCGGGAACGGGAACGCCCAGGTCGTCAACACCGGCAGCGACAAGTGGCTCATCTTCTTCAACGGCCACGCCAACCGCAAGAAGACGCCCGGCGGCCCCTCGAACGTCTACGTGGGAACCGTCAAGTGGAAGTCCGCGAAGCCCTACGTGAGCAAGGTGCGCTCCTAG
- a CDS encoding SseB family protein: MVHGHDRSLASPQFPGDDGTVAPELAAALGDDVAVLQALPDVRVFVPIVALLGETPAAGDKNADMAAVLMTGADGRQALLAFSSVQTMAAWDPKARPVPILGRDAARATLDEGAAAILLDLASPGFTVIETEDVEHLAAGHRLTRTDAGPAWVV; the protein is encoded by the coding sequence ATGGTGCACGGACACGACCGCTCACTGGCCAGCCCGCAGTTCCCCGGCGACGACGGCACCGTCGCGCCCGAGCTCGCGGCCGCCCTCGGTGACGACGTCGCGGTGTTGCAGGCCCTGCCGGACGTGCGGGTGTTCGTCCCGATCGTCGCACTGCTGGGGGAGACCCCGGCCGCAGGCGACAAGAACGCCGACATGGCCGCCGTCCTGATGACCGGCGCCGACGGCCGGCAGGCCCTGCTCGCGTTCAGCAGCGTCCAGACGATGGCCGCGTGGGACCCGAAGGCGCGCCCCGTCCCGATCCTGGGGCGCGATGCCGCCCGGGCAACCCTGGACGAAGGAGCGGCCGCGATCCTGCTGGACCTCGCGAGCCCCGGGTTCACGGTCATCGAGACCGAGGACGTGGAGCACCTGGCGGCCGGTCACCGGCTGACGCGCACCGATGCCGGCCCGGCCTGGGTCGTCTAG